The Candidatus Eisenbacteria bacterium genome contains a region encoding:
- the pgl gene encoding 6-phosphogluconolactonase produces the protein MEVLVLADAEAVARRAAELIAADARAAVTARGRFALAVSGGHTPWQMLRALADEDVPWNAVHLFQVDERVAPAGDPDRNLTHIRESLLAKVQLRPDQLHAMAVEETDLTAAAAHYARELVAVAGAPPTLDLVHLGLGPDGHTASLVPADPALDVADADVTLSGPYQGRRRMTLTYPVLDRARRILWVVTGAEKVEMLRRLRAGDRTIPAGRVSAERATVLADAAAAGQSR, from the coding sequence ATGGAGGTCCTCGTGCTCGCGGACGCGGAGGCGGTGGCGCGGCGGGCCGCGGAGCTGATCGCCGCCGACGCCCGCGCGGCGGTGACGGCGCGCGGCCGCTTCGCGCTCGCGGTGAGCGGAGGCCACACGCCGTGGCAAATGCTCCGGGCCCTCGCCGACGAGGACGTCCCCTGGAATGCGGTGCACCTCTTCCAGGTGGACGAGCGGGTAGCGCCCGCCGGCGATCCCGATCGGAACCTGACGCACATCCGCGAGAGCCTGCTGGCGAAGGTGCAGCTTCGGCCCGACCAGCTCCACGCGATGGCGGTCGAAGAGACGGACCTCACCGCGGCCGCTGCACACTATGCCCGCGAGCTCGTTGCGGTCGCCGGCGCGCCGCCGACGCTGGACCTCGTCCACCTCGGGCTCGGGCCCGACGGCCACACAGCGTCGCTCGTGCCCGCCGATCCGGCGCTCGACGTGGCCGATGCCGACGTCACGCTCTCCGGTCCCTACCAGGGCCGGCGTCGCATGACGCTCACCTATCCCGTCCTCGACCGCGCCCGACGCATCCTCTGGGTCGTCACGGGAGCGGAGAAGGTGGAGATGCTGCGACGCCTGCGCGCCGGCGACCGGACCATCCCCGCCGGGCGGGTCTCCGCCGAGCGTGCCACGGTCCTCGCCGATGCGGCGGCGGCCGGGCAGTCGCGCTGA
- the pgi gene encoding glucose-6-phosphate isomerase, translating to DWLLRAFGGRTEAVAKHFVAVSTNAEKVSEFGIDTANMFGFWDWVGGRYSMDSPIGLSTMLAIGPAGFRDMLGGFHDMDEHFRTAPFERNLPVLMGVLGVWYADFFGAETVAVLPYEQYLKRFPAYLQQLTMESNGKHVTLDGTRVDYATGPIYWGEPGTNGQHSFYQLIHQGTRLIPADFIAFVHSLNPLGRHHDMLLANVFAQTEALAFGKTPEQVKAEGTPDRLVPHRVFEGNRPSNTILAERLTPATLGKLVALYEHSVFTQGTIWSIDSFDQWGVELGKVLAQRIIAEIESKAEPALAHDGSTNSLIRRYRKLRDA from the coding sequence GCGACTGGCTGCTGCGCGCCTTCGGCGGGCGCACCGAGGCCGTGGCGAAGCACTTCGTCGCCGTCTCGACGAACGCCGAGAAGGTGTCCGAGTTCGGTATCGACACGGCCAACATGTTCGGCTTCTGGGACTGGGTCGGCGGGCGCTACTCGATGGACTCGCCGATCGGGCTCTCGACCATGCTCGCGATCGGTCCCGCCGGCTTCCGCGACATGCTCGGCGGGTTCCACGACATGGATGAGCACTTCCGCACCGCGCCGTTCGAGCGCAACCTGCCGGTGCTGATGGGCGTCCTCGGCGTCTGGTACGCCGACTTCTTCGGCGCCGAGACGGTCGCGGTCCTGCCGTACGAGCAGTACCTGAAGCGCTTTCCGGCCTACCTCCAGCAGCTCACGATGGAGAGCAACGGCAAGCACGTGACGCTCGACGGGACGCGGGTGGACTATGCGACCGGCCCCATCTACTGGGGCGAGCCCGGAACCAACGGACAGCACTCGTTCTACCAGCTGATCCACCAGGGCACGCGCCTCATCCCCGCCGACTTCATCGCGTTCGTCCACTCGCTCAATCCGCTCGGCCGCCATCACGACATGCTGCTGGCGAACGTCTTCGCGCAGACCGAGGCGCTGGCCTTCGGCAAGACGCCCGAGCAGGTGAAGGCCGAGGGCACGCCGGATCGCCTGGTCCCGCATCGCGTGTTCGAGGGCAATCGCCCGTCGAACACGATCCTCGCCGAGCGCCTGACGCCGGCGACGCTCGGCAAGCTCGTGGCCCTCTACGAGCACAGCGTCTTCACACAGGGCACGATCTGGAGCATCGACTCGTTCGATCAGTGGGGCGTCGAGCTGGGCAAGGTGCTCGCCCAGCGCATCATCGCGGAGATCGAGAGCAAGGCGGAGCCCGCGCTCGCCCACGACGGCTCGACGAACAGCTTGATCCGTCGCTACCGCAAGCTGAGGGATGCGTGA